GCCGAGATGAAAGACACCGCGGAGCTGCTCATCGACCTCTCGTACTCGGCGGTGCTGCTCGGGAGCGACGACGTGGCCGCCGAGGTGCTGGAACTGGAGTCGAAGATGGACGTCCTCCAGATGCGCGCCCGGATGAGCATGCTGATGGCGTGTCGGTCGACCGACGACGCCGAGGCACTGGCGCCGGTGCTGGGGATGGTCGGCGCCGCCGAGAAGATAAGCGACGCCGCCGGCGACATCGCGAAGGTGGTCTTGGAGGACATCGGCCTGCCGGAATCCATGCGGGCGGCCCTCCCCGAGGCTGTAGAGACACTGGTCCGGGCGACCGTCGCCCCCGACTCGCCGCTGACCGGCGAGACGCTGGGGGCGCTGAACCTAGAGACGAACACGGGCGTGCGCGTCATCGCCATCCGGCGCCAGGGGACGTGGTTGTTCAACCCCGACCGCGAGACGTCCCTCCTGGCCGACGACGTGGTGCTCTTCCGGGGGCCCGAGAGCGGCGTCACCGACGTCTACCGCGAGGCGACCGGCGGCGACTACGACCCGCCAGACCCGCCGGCTGCGGGCCTGCAGGACCTGGAGCGGGCCGTCGACTCTATCGTCGTGATGAAGGACATGGGCGAGCTCGCCGTCGACCTGGCCTACGGCGCGGTGCTGTTCGACAGCACGGAGGTCGCCGAGGAGGTCATGGAACTGGAGGCGGAGGTCGACGCCCTGCAATCGCGGTTCGAGGTGTGGGTGCTCCGGGCGGCCGCCGACATCGACGACCCCGTCTCGCTGCGGGGGCTGGTCCACCTGGCCCGGTCGACGGAGGTCATCTCCGACGCCGCCCAGGAGATAAGCGAGGGCGTGATGCGGGGCCTCTCGACCCACCCGGTCGTCGCCGAGGCCGTCCAGGAGTCCGACGAGATAATCGTGCGGACGACGGTCACCGCCGACAGCACCCTCGCGGGCACCACCATCGGGGACGCCGCGGTGAAGACGGCGACGGGGATGCGAATCATCGCCATCCGGCGGGCCGGCGAGAGCGCCCGGACCGGCCGCGAGGACGCCGACTGGGTCGTCTCGCCGGGGCCGGAGACGCCGCTGCGAGCGGGGGACGTCCTCATCGCGAAGGGGACCCGCTCGGGGTCAGAGCGCCTGACCGATCTGGCCGGCCAGTAGTCAGGGGGCGTCCGCCCGGGCGAGTCTGACAGCCGAGACGACGGTCAGAAGCACCGTCAGCAGTCCGCCCAGGGAGGCGGCGAGGACGAACCCCAGCGCGAGATAGAGGTAGGCCGGCCGCTGGGTCCCCGGCAGGACGAAAAGCGCGAATATCGCGGCTGTCACTACCAGCGCGCCCGCGAAGCCGACCTTCGCGTTCCGGGGGACGTTCAGCGCCGTGACCATGGCGGCCTTGCCGCTCTGTCGCTGTCCGTCGGGATCTGACACGAGCGCCGGTACGGCCCCCATCCAAATGACGCCGTCGGTCCGCGTCGGGCCGGATGAGCGAAATCCGAACCAGTAAAAACGCCCGTCACGAAAGTGGGCGCAATGGAAACGTTCGGCACCGCCAGTGCTGCGCCTGGCGACGTGGACACGGGGCGCCTGACGGTCGGGGAGACGCGGGACGGGAGTCCCGTGGGCCTCCCGGTCGCCGTGGTCAACGGCGCCGCCGACGGGAAGCGACTCTACGTGCAGGCTGCGAGCGACGGCGACGAGTTGAACGGCGTCGGCGTCGTCCGGCGACTGCTCCCGCGACTCGACCCCGCCGACGTCTCGGGGACGATTCTCGTCTGTGGCATCGTCAACTACCACGCCTTCCAGGTCGCAGAGCACCGCAACCCCATCGACGACACGAAGATGAACCGGGCCTACCCGGGCGACGAGAACGGCACCTCGAGCGAGCGCATCGCCGCGGCCACCTACGACGCGGCGGTGAGTGCCGACCTGGTCGTCGACCTCCACCAGGGGTCGACCTCCCGGATGATAGACGAGTGTCGGGTCCGCTGTGGGTCGCGCCACCACCTCCACGAGGAGTGTCTCGAACTCGCACGGGTGTTTGGCTGCGGGTACATCTTAGACCAGAAGGGCCCCGACGGGCAGCTGGCCCGTACGGCCCCGGACGACGGTGTCCCCACCATCGACCCTGAACTGGGCGGGGCCGTCGGCTGGGACGAGGACTCCATCCGGGCCGGCGTCGATGGGATGTTCAACGTCCTGCGCTACTACGGCTTCCTCGACGGGCAGTGCCGGCCCCGGCCACAGACCCGCGCCAGCGGCTTCGAACAGTACGGCTCGCCGGTCGGCGGGCTCGTGGACTTCCAGGCCGACCTCGGCGAGCGCGTCTCGCACGGGCAGACGCTGTTCGAGGTGACCGACGTCTTCGGTGAGACGAAAGCCGAAATTACCGCTGACTCGGCGGGCATCTTCTGGCGCTCGCGGCGCCTCCCGCAGGTCGCGACCGGCGAGTACGTCTGTTCGGTCGGGACCGACGTGGATACGTACTGATAGCGGCTTCCCTCGGCCAGTTCGACATCGACTCGACGGTACAGCGCGGTCGAAGTGACGGACGGAGACGACGCCTCAGCGCCACTCCAGCAGCGAGACGGCCGCGGCGGCGTTCACCGAGAGCCACGCCGTGTCCGCGGCCGTCCCACGGCTGTCGTCGTAACAGATGAACCGGTCGGTGCCGTCGGAGCGCGTCCGGACCACCGCCGGCAGGACGCCGTCTGCCGGGTCCGCCGTCGGTTCGCCGTCGACCGTGTCCCAGTGCTCCGCTCCCATGTCTCGTAGCGTCGCTCACTGGCACTATTGTTACCACGGCGTTACCCAGAACTGGGTTACCTTACGTCCTCGACGTCGACGAGTGCGGTCGCGTCGACCGCCAGCCACTGGTCGGCCACCCGGTGTGCCGGCGCCGCTTTCGGGTAGACGAGTGCCCGTGGCGGCCCGTTTGCCGTCGGTTCGGATTCCGCGACCAGCACTTCCTCGGCGAAGTCGTCCTGGGGGAGCGGGTCCCTGGCGGCGACGGGACCGTCTCCGACGGTGGCGGGCCAGTTGGTGCTCATTACCTCCCGATAGCGACCCCGTACACATTGTTATGTGCGGGGTAATCGGGGTCCGGGACCGACCGCGCCCCGACGGTGGACACTGCGAGGGCACCGCCCGGGGGCCGCCATCGTCGCCGCTGTGGCCTCCCTCGCCGAGTAAGGCCCGCGGAACCTCGCCGGACGCCCCCTCTTTGGTCAGGTCAGGGTGCGTGGAACTCGATCGCCGCGTCCTGCACGACCACCTTTTTCGTCGTCGGGTCGCCTGCGGCGACCACTCCTCGAAAAACGTGGGCGAAAAAGGCCGGCCCGTCGCTTCGCTCGGGCCGGTGAACCCCCTCGCTGCGCTCGCGGGATGCTAGGGCCGGTGGAACTCGATCGCCGCGCCCTGCACGACCACTTTTTTCGTCGTTGGGTGTGCTCGCTTCGCTTCGCACACCACGCCTCGAAAAATCTGGACCAAAAAGGCCGGCCCATCGCTTCGCTCGGGCCGGTGAACCCCCTCGCTGCGCTCGCGGGATGCTAGGGCCGGTGGAACTCGATCGCCGCGCCCTGCACGACCACTTTTTTCGTCGTTGGGTGTGCTCGCTTCGCTTCGCACACCACGCCTCGAAAAATCTGGACCAAAAAGGCCGGCCCATCGCTTCGCTCGGGCCGGTGAACCCCCTCGCTGCGCTCGCGGGATGCTAGGGCCGGTGGAACTCGATCGCCGCGCCCTGCCCGAAGCCGACACACTCCGTCGCCAGGCCCAGGTCGGCGCCGCGCCGGTTCATCTCGTGGACGAGCGTCACCGGCAGGCGTGCCCCGGACGCCCCCAGCGGGTGGCCGATGGCGATGGCGCCACCGTTGACGTTGAATATCTCGTCGTCGAAACCCAGCTCGTCCTTGCAGTAGAGAGACTGCGAAGCGAAGGCCTCGTTCAGCTCGACCAGGTCGTACTCCGACGGGTCGCGGCCGACGCGCTCGCCCAGTTTGCGGACCGCGGGGACCGGCCCGATGCCCATCACCGTCGGGTCGACGCCGACGACCTCGTGGGCGCCGATCTCCGCGAGCACGTCGAGGCCGCGTTGCTGGGCGAACTCGCGGGTCGTGACCAGCAGGCCCGCGGCGCCGTCGGAGACCTGTGAGGCGTTCCCGGGGGTGACCGTCCCGTCGGACTTGAAGACGGTCGGGAGCGAGGCGAGTTTCTCGAGCGTCGTGTCCCGGCGGATGCCCTCGTCCTCGGCGACGATGCCCTCGTCGGTCTCGATGGGGACGATCTCCTCGGAAAAGCGGTCCGAGTCCGTCGCGTCGGCGGCCCGTTCGTGACTGCGCAGCGCGTACTCGTCCTGGCGCTGTCGGTCGATCCCCTTCTCCTCGGCGACCGTCTCGGCGGTCATCCCCATCTGGAGCTCGCCGATGTTGTAGTGCTCGGCGATGCGCGGGTGGACGTTGTGGGTGTTCTCGCCCATCTTCACGCGGGACATCGACTCGACGCCGCCGGCTATCAGCACCTCACGCTGTCCGGCCGAGATGGCGTCGGCCGCCCGCATCAGCGCCTCAGCGGAGGAGGCACACCAGCGGTTGACCGTGGCGCCGGGGACGTCCTCGCCCAGTTCGGAGAGCAGGGCGACGACGCGGGCTAGGTTGTTGCCCTGTTCGCCGCGCTGCTGGGCACACCCCCACAGCAGGTCGTCGACCGCGGCCGGTTCGACGCCGGTGTCTGCGAGCAACTGGTCCACGAGCGGTATCGAGAGGTCCTCGCTGCGGACGTCCGCGAACGCGCCGTCCTCTTTCCCCTGCGGTGTCCGGACCGCCCCGACGATGACAGGTGTTGGCATGCCTGGTGCAAGGGCACCGCCGCTGTTAAACCCTCACAAACTCCCGACAGCGCGCGAGGCGTTGTCGCGGGTCAGAAGTTCCGGAACCCCTCCGGCAGACCCGTGTGTCTGATGCCGCTTCGCTCCTCGACGTCGAACCGGAAGATGGCGATGTCCTCGGACTCCAGGGCGGCCGCGAACACCTCCGGGCGCCAGACCCCGTCGAGGACGTCGGCTATGTCCTCCCACTCGGACTCCGGGACGCGTTCGGGCCGCCCGGTCAGGGCCACGCTCTCCCAGCTGAACATCGAGGCGACGTCCAGGACGAGGAACGTGGCCAGCTCGGCGTCCGTCATCAGGACCCGCTTCTCGCTCTCCGGACCGCCGATGAACGTGAAGTAGAGCACGCCGTCGGCGTAGCCGAACGATATCGGCACCAGGTACGGGGCCGCCGCCGCCGGGAGGCCGAGCACGCCGAAGCGCTGACTCGACAGGAAATCCTCGATCTCCGTATCGTCCATCTCCGTGAGTCCGGCCGCCTCAAGAGAGTCCATCGGCATACTGTACTGTTTCGAAGACTGACACTAAAGTGGTTCGTGCGTTCCCGCACCGAGAGAACGTCAGTCAGGCCGCTGCTGGCCGGACGACCCGAGCCGTGGACGTCTCGACGCCGCCATCACGTCGTGTGCCTGGCGCCCGCGCCGTCGGCGTGCTTCGAGTCACTTATTGCCCCCGGATTGCAAGGTCTGTGGGAATGAGCAATCCGGAACTGGACGTCGTCGAGTTCCTGCTGACGACGACACTCTACACCGAGCGACGGGAGCTCGACCCCGACGACCTGCCGGCGGCCTACCGGGCGGCGTTCTGGAGCGACGGGACCATCGAGCGCCCCCTCTCGGCGACGACGACGACCGCCAGCGAGGCGACCGGCGTCGAACGCCCCTGGGACGCCGTCTCTGGACTGATGTTCACCGACCGCGACGACTTCTCGGGGACCCTCTCGTTTACCGACCGCGACATGGCCAAGCAGTGGTTCTTAGACCGGGTCGACGCCGACCGCATCGGGCGGAACCCGGTGCTCGCGGCGGCCTACGAGGACGAGGTCGAGGGCGTCGACTACGAGACCGCCCGCGCCCAGAATCGCCCCTCGCGCGCCGACCGGGCGTTCATCGACGCGATGCTCGAGGAGGCGTTCGACACCGACGACGAGGACGACGAGTCGATGCTGGACCTCGTGGACGTGCGCGCCCCCGAGGAGGTCGAGATGACGCTGAACGACCTGGTGCTCACGGCGGACCAGGAAGGGGAGATCCAGAAGATCGTCAAGGCCATCGAACACCGCGACTACCTCGCCCGCATCGGCCTGCGCGAGATCGGGAAACTCCTCTTTGTCGGCCCGCCGGGCACCGGCAAGACGAGCGTCGCCCGCGCGCTGGCCCACGATCTGGACCTCCCGTTCGTCGAGGTCAAGCTGTCGATGATCACCAGCCAGTACCTCGGCGAGACGGCGAAGAACGTCGAGAAGGTCTTCGAGGTGGCCAAACGCCTCTCGCCGTGTATCCTCTTCATGGACGAGTTCGACTTCGTCGCGAAGACCCGCTCGTCGGACGAACACGCCGCGATCAAGCGCGCGGTCAACACCCTGCTCAAGAGCATCGACGAGATCTCGCTCATCCAGGACGAGGTGCTCCTGATCGGCGCGACCAACCACCCCGACCAGCTCGACGCCGCGGCCTGGCGGCGCTTCGACGAGATCGTCAACTTCCCCAAGCCCGACCGCGGGATGCGCGCGGACATCCTGCGCATCGTCACCCGCGAGATGGACATCCTCGACTTCGAACCGACGAAGCTCGCGGACATGACCGAGGGGCTCACCGGCAGCGACCTCCGCCTGGTCCTCCGGGAAGCTGTCCTCGAGGCGCTGACCGAGGAGCGGACGACGCTCACCCAGCAGGACCTCGAGGACGCCATCGTCGACTTCGAGGAGCGGGACAACCTCAAGAACATGGACATGATCGACGGCGACCACGACGCCCTGGTGGCCGGCGGCGACTTCTCCGAGGAGGCCGACGCCGCCTCCGACGGCGGCCACAGCCACGACCACGACCACTGAGGCGGCCGGTCAGGGTGACGCTTATCTGGTTCGGTGACCAGCGTCTGGTATGGACGAAGACGTGTTCACGACCCCCGAAGAACCGACGGACGACTGGGTCGACGTCCGGATGACCGACCCCGCCGCGGGCGAGTGGGACATCGACCTCGTCGTCGCCGACGGGACGGTCGAGTTCGTCGACCTGCGAATCAAACCGTCGCTCCTCGCTGGCTTCATCGACTGTCTCGTCGACGACGTCACCGACGAACGCGCTCGGGAGGTTCTCACCAGGGCCGCCCGCATGCAGGGCCTGGACCCCGACGACATCGTCTCCGAGGAGTGACGCCCGAAGCGCGGGACTTACACCCGTCCCGCCCGGAGCGGCCCACGATGGAGGTCACGCTACTGGGAACGGGCGACACGACGGGCACGCCGACGGTCGGCTGTGACTGTGACACCTGTGAACGGGCGCGCGACCCCGACGCCGACCTGCGCGAGGGGGTGCGCGAGCGCGGCCTCGACCCGGATTCCGTCGAGCGCTCGCGCTTTTCGGTCTACGTCGAACACGCCGAGACCGGCCAGTCGCTGCTCGTCGACGTCAGCCCCGACTTCCGCCACCAGTTCCTCCGCGAGGGGGTCGCCCTGCCCGACGCGGCCGTCGTCACCCACGTCCACTTCGACCACCTCGACGGCCTGGGCAACGCCTACCGCCTGTTCGAGGACCTGCCGGTGTACGCCGCCGACGAGACCGACCCGGTCACCGGCGAGAGCGTCGCCGAAGGCGTCCGGAACCGGTATGACTACCTCGACACCGTCTCGGTCCACCCCCGGACCCCCTACGACCCCTTCACCGCTGCCGGCTTCGAGGTGACGCTCGTCCCCGTCGAACACCCGCCGCTCTTGTGTTACGGCCTCCGCATCGCGGAACCGGAGACTGGCGCCGTCCTCGCTATCTCCGGGGACACCTGCTTCGAGATTCCCGACCGCTCCCGCGAGGTGCTGACCGGTGCCGACCTCGCGCTCGTGGAAGGACTCATCCACCCCGAGGCCTGCGAGTCCCACCCTGCCGGCGGTGCCCACCACGACGACGCGGGCGTCCCCCGGACCTTCGGGACCAAGCACATGACCCTGCGAGGCTCACGGGACTTCGCTGTGGCCATCGACCCCGCGGAGTACCGCATCGTCCACACCGCCCACTACGTCCCCGCCGACCAGGCCTACGCCGACGACATCGCCCTCGACGGCGAGCGCTTCTCGCTCGGCGAGTAGGCAGCCCAGGTCGGTATCCTCGCGGTCGTCGGTCTGGCTCTACGACCCGATGACTGCTACAGTAACCACCATCGGCCGCGTCCGCCCTGGACTTTTTGTAGGATGGGGCGACCAGTGGGGACATGGACCCGCGCGGCATCGCGGAGACGGTGGGGGCGGCACTGGTCAGCAGCGCCCTCGCGGCCGCCGGCCTGTGGCTGTTCGCGGGTGTCGTCGACTGGCCGCTCGTCGGCGGCGTCGGGGCCGTCGTCGCGCTCGCGTCGGCGGCGGCCTACCGCGACCGGCCCACGCACGCGGATCTGATCGAGGACCCGGGGGACGACGGGGCGGCCCGGCGCGGTGCGGAAAGCGACCCCGGACCGCGCCGCAGCGACCGTGAACCCGGACCGCACGACGAGGCGGGTCGGCCGCCCGACGGCGACCGCTGAACTCAGCGAAACCGGTCCAGGCCGCTCTGCCGGCGCCGTCGCCCCGCCGGGTCACGCTCCCAGGGCGTCCGCTCGGCGCGCAGGGCGTCGCCGTCCACCGTCGGGGCCTCGCCGGGGTCGTAGCCCCCGCAGTCCGGTCCGCACGCCTCGCTTTCCCGGACGGGCCGCCCCTTCCAGGCACAGTGGGGCAGGCCGTCGGCGTCGGGGCGACACCGGGTGCAGTCCGGGTAGTCGAAACTCCGCCACCCCTTCGCGTAGGCGCGCTCGGCCAGCCGACGGCGGGCGCGGGCCGTCTCGGCGGCCGTGACGACCCGCACGTCGGTCCGGAGCGGGTGCTCCTCGAGGAGTTCGACGCCGCCCGCGTCGGCCGGCAGCGGCGCCGACTCGCGAACGACCTCCCGGTCGCCGCTGTCGGGGTCGAACCGCCAGACACCGACCGCCTCGGGGATGCGGTTCAGGTGCGCGCCGGTGACGTAGTCGGCCGTCGCCAGCACCACCCGGTCGACCAGGCCCAGCGAGACGTCGGTCCGCAACTGGGTCTCGAGGTCGCCCGGCCGGTCGAGGTCGGGCTTGTTCTCGATGGCGGTGATGCGCCCGATCCAGTTCGGATATCGGGTGGTCTGGCGGACGTAGGTGCGCCCGCCGCGGCGCTCGCGCTCGAAGAAGCCACGTTCGACGGCCAGTTCGACGGCCCGCTCGGCCCGGTCGGGGTGGCAGTCGAAGGCCGACTTCCAGTAGCGGGCCCGGCCGGGGCCCACGTCGCTCTCGATTGCCGCCGTCGGGATGCGCTCGGGGGTGATGGCCGCCCGCTCGGCGAACTCGGGGCCGGGTTCGACGACGACGGTGTCGAGGACTCGCCGGCCGTGGACGTGCCCGCCCAGTTGACGGCTCACGAGGTGGCCCTCCCGCTCGAGGTGGGCACACAGCGCCAGTTCGAACCCGAACTCTCGCACAGCGAGAGGCAGGGGCGGCAGGAACAAAAGCGGCGCGCCCGAGTGGACTCCGCTCTCGGCGGTCGGCGAACTGCCCGTCCACCCCGCTGGCCGACCGAGCGCTCCCCCGCCGCCGTCGAGGGAGCGGTCACGGGCGAGGTCATGCACCTCCTGTTGGGCTGAGACCGTCGATTTCCGTGCAGGTGGGGCACACGCAGACGCGGGGCAGAGCCCCGCGCTCCGGGCGCAAACAGTAGGTTTATCAGGCGCACGTGGCGAAACTCAACCAAGATTACTCCCGAAATGACATCGAACAACCAACCGGAGGTGAACATCGGACTCGTCGGCCACGTCGACCACGGCAAGACGACGCTCGTCCAGGCCCTGTCCGGCGAGTGGACCGACCAGCACTCCGAGGAGATGAAGCGCGGGATCTCTATCCGGCTCGGCTACGCCGACGCCACCTTCCGTCGCTGTCCCGAGGCCGAGGAGCCCGAGGCGTTCACCGTCGAGGAACACTGCGAGGACCACGACGTCGACACCGAGCACCTCCGGACGGTGTCGTTCGTCGACGCCCCCGGCCACGAGACGCTGATGGCGACGATGCTCTCCGGGGCGGCCATCATGGACGGAGCTGTTCTGGTCATCTCCGCGACCGAACCCGTCCCGCAGGCCCAGACCGAAGAGCACCTCAGCGCGCTGGACATCATCGGCATCGACAACATCGTCATCGCCCAGAACAAGGTCGACCTCGTCGACGCCGAGCGGGCGAAACAGAACTACGAGCAGATCAAGGAGTTCGTCGCGGGGACCGTCGCCGAGGACGCACCCATCGTCCCCATCAGCGCCGGCCAGGAGGCCAACGTCGACCTGCTCATCGACGCCATCGAGCGCGAGATTCCCACGCCCGAACGCGACCCGGACGCCGACGCCCGGATGATGGTCGCCCGGTCGTTCGACATCAACCGGCCCGGCACCACCTGGGAGGACCTCATGGGCGGCGTCCTCGGGGGGTCGCTGGTCCGCGGACAGCTGGAGGCCGACGACGAGATCGAACTGCGCCCGGGCCGCGAGGTCGAGGAGGGCGGCCAGTCCGAGTGGCGCCCCGTCACCACGGAGGTCCGCTCGCTGCAGTCGGGCGGGGAGTTCGTCGACACGGTCACGCCCGGTGGCCTGCTCGGCGTCGGCACCGGCCTGGACCCCTCCATCACGAAGGGCGACGCGCTGGCCGGCCAGGTCGCCGGCCCGCCCGGCAGTCTCCCGCCGACTCACGAGCAGTTCACGATGGACGTCGACCTGCTCGAGCGCATCGTCGGCGACGACGGCGGCGAGGTCGAGGAGATCTCGACCGGGGAACCGCTGATGCTCACCATCGGCACGGCGACGACGGTCGGCGCGGTCACCAGCGCCCGTGAGGGCGAGTGCGAGCTCTCGCTCAAGCGCCCGGTCTGTGCCGAAGCAGGCGCGAAGATCGCCATCAACCGCCGTGTCGGCGCGCGCTGGCGGCTCATCGGCGTCGGCACGCTGCGGGGATGATAGTGCTGGACACGAACGCGCTGATGATGCCGGTCGAGTGCGACGTCAGAGTCTTCGAGGAACTCGACCGACTCGCCGCCGACGGCGAGTACGCCGTCCCCGAGGCGGTCGTCGAGGAACTCGAGAAACTGGCCGACGGCGCCGGGATGGAGGCGACGGCGGCGTCGGTCGGCCGGGACCTCCTCGACCGCGTCGCCGTGGTCGAGACAGCGGCCGACTACGCCGACGACGCGGTGGTGGAACTGGCGACGCGCGACGCGGCGACACACGCGGTCACGAACGACGCGCCCCTCAGACGGCGCCTGCTCGACGCGGGCGTTCCAGTAATTAGTTTAAGGGGCCGGAACAAACTGGGTATCACTCAACCATAACATGTACAAACGGGTACGCTTACGCGACACGGTAGAAGTCCCGCCACGACACCTGGCGGACGTCGGCCCGGAGCTGGTCAAACGGCTCCTGCAGGACAAGCTCGAGGGACGGATGGACGAGGACGTCGGTAGCGTCGTCACCGTCATCGACGTCAAGGACATCGGCGACGGCGCAGTGTTGCCGAACAAGCCCGGCGTCTACTACGAGGCCGAGTTCGACGCCCTGACCTTCGACCCACAGATGCAGGAAGTGGTCGACGGCGAGGTCGTCGAGGTCGTCAACTTCGGGGCCTTCGTCGGCATCGGCCCCGTCGACGGGCTGTTGCACGTCTCCCAGATCTCCGACGAGTATCTCGCCTACGACGAGGAGAACCAGCAACTCGCCTCCCGGGAGTCCAACCGGACCCTGGGCGTCGGTGACGCCGTCCGGGCCCGCATCGTCACCAAGAGCATCGACGAGCGCA
The DNA window shown above is from Haloarcula halobia and carries:
- a CDS encoding thiolase family protein; translated protein: MPTPVIVGAVRTPQGKEDGAFADVRSEDLSIPLVDQLLADTGVEPAAVDDLLWGCAQQRGEQGNNLARVVALLSELGEDVPGATVNRWCASSAEALMRAADAISAGQREVLIAGGVESMSRVKMGENTHNVHPRIAEHYNIGELQMGMTAETVAEEKGIDRQRQDEYALRSHERAADATDSDRFSEEIVPIETDEGIVAEDEGIRRDTTLEKLASLPTVFKSDGTVTPGNASQVSDGAAGLLVTTREFAQQRGLDVLAEIGAHEVVGVDPTVMGIGPVPAVRKLGERVGRDPSEYDLVELNEAFASQSLYCKDELGFDDEIFNVNGGAIAIGHPLGASGARLPVTLVHEMNRRGADLGLATECVGFGQGAAIEFHRP
- a CDS encoding DNA-directed RNA polymerase → MYKRVRLRDTVEVPPRHLADVGPELVKRLLQDKLEGRMDEDVGSVVTVIDVKDIGDGAVLPNKPGVYYEAEFDALTFDPQMQEVVDGEVVEVVNFGAFVGIGPVDGLLHVSQISDEYLAYDEENQQLASRESNRTLGVGDAVRARIVTKSIDERNPRDSKIGLTAKQVGLGKHGWLQEDREKRESPAEAGDS
- a CDS encoding PIN domain-containing protein, whose product is MIVLDTNALMMPVECDVRVFEELDRLAADGEYAVPEAVVEELEKLADGAGMEATAASVGRDLLDRVAVVETAADYADDAVVELATRDAATHAVTNDAPLRRRLLDAGVPVISLRGRNKLGITQP
- a CDS encoding DUF5787 family protein, with protein sequence MREFGFELALCAHLEREGHLVSRQLGGHVHGRRVLDTVVVEPGPEFAERAAITPERIPTAAIESDVGPGRARYWKSAFDCHPDRAERAVELAVERGFFERERRGGRTYVRQTTRYPNWIGRITAIENKPDLDRPGDLETQLRTDVSLGLVDRVVLATADYVTGAHLNRIPEAVGVWRFDPDSGDREVVRESAPLPADAGGVELLEEHPLRTDVRVVTAAETARARRRLAERAYAKGWRSFDYPDCTRCRPDADGLPHCAWKGRPVRESEACGPDCGGYDPGEAPTVDGDALRAERTPWERDPAGRRRRQSGLDRFR
- a CDS encoding pyridoxamine 5'-phosphate oxidase family protein — protein: MPMDSLEAAGLTEMDDTEIEDFLSSQRFGVLGLPAAAAPYLVPISFGYADGVLYFTFIGGPESEKRVLMTDAELATFLVLDVASMFSWESVALTGRPERVPESEWEDIADVLDGVWRPEVFAAALESEDIAIFRFDVEERSGIRHTGLPEGFRNF
- a CDS encoding potassium channel family protein, giving the protein MDPTVSVEYEPVSVKAVLAEMKDTAELLIDLSYSAVLLGSDDVAAEVLELESKMDVLQMRARMSMLMACRSTDDAEALAPVLGMVGAAEKISDAAGDIAKVVLEDIGLPESMRAALPEAVETLVRATVAPDSPLTGETLGALNLETNTGVRVIAIRRQGTWLFNPDRETSLLADDVVLFRGPESGVTDVYREATGGDYDPPDPPAAGLQDLERAVDSIVVMKDMGELAVDLAYGAVLFDSTEVAEEVMELEAEVDALQSRFEVWVLRAAADIDDPVSLRGLVHLARSTEVISDAAQEISEGVMRGLSTHPVVAEAVQESDEIIVRTTVTADSTLAGTTIGDAAVKTATGMRIIAIRRAGESARTGREDADWVVSPGPETPLRAGDVLIAKGTRSGSERLTDLAGQ
- a CDS encoding MBL fold metallo-hydrolase, translating into MEVTLLGTGDTTGTPTVGCDCDTCERARDPDADLREGVRERGLDPDSVERSRFSVYVEHAETGQSLLVDVSPDFRHQFLREGVALPDAAVVTHVHFDHLDGLGNAYRLFEDLPVYAADETDPVTGESVAEGVRNRYDYLDTVSVHPRTPYDPFTAAGFEVTLVPVEHPPLLCYGLRIAEPETGAVLAISGDTCFEIPDRSREVLTGADLALVEGLIHPEACESHPAGGAHHDDAGVPRTFGTKHMTLRGSRDFAVAIDPAEYRIVHTAHYVPADQAYADDIALDGERFSLGE
- a CDS encoding ATP-binding protein, which produces MSNPELDVVEFLLTTTLYTERRELDPDDLPAAYRAAFWSDGTIERPLSATTTTASEATGVERPWDAVSGLMFTDRDDFSGTLSFTDRDMAKQWFLDRVDADRIGRNPVLAAAYEDEVEGVDYETARAQNRPSRADRAFIDAMLEEAFDTDDEDDESMLDLVDVRAPEEVEMTLNDLVLTADQEGEIQKIVKAIEHRDYLARIGLREIGKLLFVGPPGTGKTSVARALAHDLDLPFVEVKLSMITSQYLGETAKNVEKVFEVAKRLSPCILFMDEFDFVAKTRSSDEHAAIKRAVNTLLKSIDEISLIQDEVLLIGATNHPDQLDAAAWRRFDEIVNFPKPDRGMRADILRIVTREMDILDFEPTKLADMTEGLTGSDLRLVLREAVLEALTEERTTLTQQDLEDAIVDFEERDNLKNMDMIDGDHDALVAGGDFSEEADAASDGGHSHDHDH
- a CDS encoding succinylglutamate desuccinylase/aspartoacylase family protein; the encoded protein is METFGTASAAPGDVDTGRLTVGETRDGSPVGLPVAVVNGAADGKRLYVQAASDGDELNGVGVVRRLLPRLDPADVSGTILVCGIVNYHAFQVAEHRNPIDDTKMNRAYPGDENGTSSERIAAATYDAAVSADLVVDLHQGSTSRMIDECRVRCGSRHHLHEECLELARVFGCGYILDQKGPDGQLARTAPDDGVPTIDPELGGAVGWDEDSIRAGVDGMFNVLRYYGFLDGQCRPRPQTRASGFEQYGSPVGGLVDFQADLGERVSHGQTLFEVTDVFGETKAEITADSAGIFWRSRRLPQVATGEYVCSVGTDVDTY
- a CDS encoding translation initiation factor IF-2 subunit gamma; the protein is MTSNNQPEVNIGLVGHVDHGKTTLVQALSGEWTDQHSEEMKRGISIRLGYADATFRRCPEAEEPEAFTVEEHCEDHDVDTEHLRTVSFVDAPGHETLMATMLSGAAIMDGAVLVISATEPVPQAQTEEHLSALDIIGIDNIVIAQNKVDLVDAERAKQNYEQIKEFVAGTVAEDAPIVPISAGQEANVDLLIDAIEREIPTPERDPDADARMMVARSFDINRPGTTWEDLMGGVLGGSLVRGQLEADDEIELRPGREVEEGGQSEWRPVTTEVRSLQSGGEFVDTVTPGGLLGVGTGLDPSITKGDALAGQVAGPPGSLPPTHEQFTMDVDLLERIVGDDGGEVEEISTGEPLMLTIGTATTVGAVTSAREGECELSLKRPVCAEAGAKIAINRRVGARWRLIGVGTLRG
- a CDS encoding DUF7536 family protein, coding for MSDPDGQRQSGKAAMVTALNVPRNAKVGFAGALVVTAAIFALFVLPGTQRPAYLYLALGFVLAASLGGLLTVLLTVVSAVRLARADAP